Proteins encoded by one window of Lates calcarifer isolate ASB-BC8 linkage group LG5, TLL_Latcal_v3, whole genome shotgun sequence:
- the npy2r gene encoding LOW QUALITY PROTEIN: neuropeptide Y receptor type 2 (The sequence of the model RefSeq protein was modified relative to this genomic sequence to represent the inferred CDS: deleted 2 bases in 2 codons), producing MDATNQLNMTEAEDSQVKSSNCGSTTETMSEERVLKLDDSTKLVGVQVVLILAYSTIILFGVIGNSLVIYVVYKFKTLRTVTNFFIVNLAVADLLVNTLCLPFTLVYTLYGEWKFGRVLCFMLPCAQGMAVHVSTITLNIIALDRHRSIVYHTETKMSKDMCAVVIVITWAVSALLASPLAIFREYGTFDLSPDESIQVCAENWPESSMNGTIYSISMLLVQYGLPLAINSVAYIRIWNKLKNHRQYGGRNDRSQRRKKTTKMLLTMVVVFAVSWLPFHAFQLAADIDSSVLSMKDFKLLFTVFHIVAMCSTFVNPILYGWMNNNYRSAFLSVCKCYWPFSLRPRCSNNRDTKKEEDRVCTDCKSTNV from the exons ATGGATGCAACAAATCAACTAAACATGACTGAGGCAGAAGATTCACAAGTTAAATCTTCCAACTGTGGCTCAACTACAGAGACAATGAGTGAAGAGAGGGTTTTAAAGCTGGACGACAGCACAAAGCTGGTTGGAGTTCAAGTTGTTCTCATCCTTGCTTACAGCACCATCATATTGTTTGGAGTCATTGGAAATTCCTTGGTGATATACGTCGTCTACAAGTTCAAAACTCTACGGACTGTAACCAATTTC TTCATCGTGAACTTGGCTGTGGCGGACTTGCTGGTGAACACGCTGTGTTTACCTTTCACCCTCGTCTACACGCTCTATGGCGAGTGGAAGTTTGGTCGGGTGTTGTGCTTCATGCTGCCCTGCGCTCAAGGCATGGCCGTGCACGTGTCCACCATCACCTTGAACATCATCGCCCTGGATCGCCACAGGAGCATTGTCTACCACACAGAGACCAAGATGTCCAAGGACATGTGCGCTGTGGTCATTGTCATCACGTGGGCCGTCAGCGCCCTGTTGGCCAGCCCGCTCGCCATCTTCAGGGAGTACGGGACATTCGATCTTTCACCGGACGAGTCTATCCAGGTGTGTGCAGAGAACTGGCCAGAAAGCAGCATGAACGGAACCATCTATAGCATATCAATGCTTCTGGTTCAATATGGCTTACCTCTGGCCATTAACTCTGTCGCTTACATCCGCATCTGGAATAAACTGAAGAATCACAGG CAGTACGGAGGTCGAAATGACCGCAGTCAGCGCAGGAAGAAGACAACCAAGATGCTGCTGACCATGGTGGTGGTCTTTGCAGTCAGCTGGTTGCCTTTCCATGCGTTTCAGCTGGCTGCTGACATTGACAGCTCTGTGCTGTCTATGAAAGATTTCAAGCTGCTTTTCACTGTATTCCATATTGTGGCGATGTGCTCGACATTTGTCAATCCAATACTGTATGGGTGGATGAACAACAACTACAGGTCAgcctttttgtctgtgtgtaagtgCTATTGGCCCTTCAGTTTGAGGCCAAGATGCTccaacaacagagacacaaaaaaagaggaagacagggtTTGCACAGATTGTAAGTCAACAAATGTATAA
- the LOC108901656 gene encoding PDZ and LIM domain protein 3 — protein MPLNVVLDGPAPWGFRLMGGKDFNQPLTISRITPGSKASIANLCPGDIILAIEGVPATDMLHCEAQNKIKESTSQLCLTVERNESRLWSPRVVEEGRAHPYKLNLEAEQQEYKPIGTTHNRRAQPFVAAANIDDKRQVVSTSYNTPIGLYSSGNIQDAMEGQIRGLVHQKPESPRTLTSIEDSDVYRMLQKDQEEPQEPRQSGSFKALQEFIDSDGTRPIVTRTVKAPTTKPTPPTGNLQKLPVCDKCGNGIVGTVVKARDKYRHPGCFVCSDCDVNLKQKGYFFVEGQLYCETHARARMRPPEGHDLITTYPSA, from the exons ATCACTCCTGGCAGCAAGGCCTCCATAGCCAACTTGTGCCCTGGTGACATCATCCTGGCCATCGAGGGAGTCCCGGCCACAGACATGCTCCACTGTGAAGCccagaacaaaataaaagagtCCACCAGCCAGCTCTGTCTCACTGTTGAAAG GAATGAATCAAGACTGTGGTCACCTCGTGTTGTGGAGGAAGGCAGAGCTCACCCTTATAAATTGAACCTAGAAGCAGAACAACAG GAGTATAAGCCTATTGGTACCACTCACAACCGGAGAGCTCAGCCATTCGTTGCGGCAGCAAATATCGACGACAAGCGTCAGGTGGTCAGTACATCCTACAACACTCCTATAGGCCTTTACTCCTCAGGCAACATCCAGGACGCCATGGAGGGCCAGATTCGAGGCCTCGTCCACCAGAAGCCCGAGAG CCCCAGAACTCTGACCAGCATTGAGGATTCTGACGTGTACCGGATGTTACAGAAAGATCAGGAGGAACCCCAGGAGCCTCGACAGTCTGGCTCCTTCAAAGCCCTGCAGGAGTTTATTGACAGTGATG GCACTCGTCCCATTGTGACCAGGACAGTAAAAGCCCCTACAACCAAACCAACTCCACCCACAGGAAACCTGCAGAAACTGCCCGTCTGCGACAAGTGTGGGAATGGGATTGT CGGGACAGTGGTGAAAGCACGGGACAAATATCGTCACCCTGGCTGCTTTGTGTGCTCTGACTGTGACGTCAACCTCAAACAGAAGGGCTATTTCTTCGTGGAGGGGCAGCTGTACTGTGAGACTCACGCTCGTGCCAGAATGAGACCACCGGAGGGACACGACCTCATCACGACTTATCCATCTGCATAG